In Hymenobacter gelipurpurascens, one DNA window encodes the following:
- the mreC gene encoding rod shape-determining protein MreC: protein MSNLFAFLFRFRGILVFALLEVLSLFLLVRNSAYQRAAFYNSANSYVGQVLDLRSRIYDYFRLVEVNHELVKENALLRQQLYKPDLSARQADSLPVSKDSLTQARLATLGRPDSLLLGLRQIPTRDPDYPLIPARVVSSTQRRVDNFLTLNVGAMDGVKPGMGVVAAAGVVGRVLVTSEHYSTLTSVLHSKTTISARIQRDGTIGTIRWLGEDPAYVLLDNIPRQNKLVRGDTVVTSGYNAVFPEGVMVGTIESFVKEPDKNFWTIKVRLAVNFTNLTYVYVVSSRPKIERDTVEARAGMKPEIENQP, encoded by the coding sequence ATGAGTAACCTGTTCGCCTTTCTGTTCCGCTTCCGAGGTATCCTCGTGTTTGCGCTGCTGGAAGTGTTGAGCTTGTTTCTGCTGGTGCGCAACAGTGCCTATCAACGGGCAGCCTTCTACAACTCGGCCAATAGCTATGTAGGCCAGGTGCTGGACTTGCGCTCTCGCATCTATGATTACTTCCGGCTGGTGGAGGTGAACCATGAACTGGTAAAGGAGAACGCGCTGCTTCGGCAGCAACTCTATAAGCCTGACCTGAGTGCCCGGCAAGCCGACTCGTTGCCGGTAAGCAAAGACAGCCTCACGCAGGCCCGGCTGGCCACCCTGGGCCGGCCCGACTCGTTACTGCTGGGCCTGCGCCAAATTCCTACCCGTGACCCAGATTACCCGCTGATTCCGGCACGTGTAGTAAGCAGCACCCAGCGCCGGGTCGACAACTTCCTCACCCTGAATGTGGGCGCCATGGATGGCGTGAAGCCTGGCATGGGCGTAGTAGCGGCAGCGGGGGTAGTAGGCCGCGTGTTGGTCACGAGTGAGCATTACTCTACCCTCACCTCTGTTCTGCACTCCAAAACCACCATATCAGCCCGCATTCAGCGCGATGGTACCATTGGCACCATCCGGTGGCTGGGCGAAGACCCCGCATACGTACTGCTCGACAACATTCCGCGCCAGAACAAGCTGGTGCGCGGCGATACCGTCGTGACTTCCGGCTACAACGCGGTATTTCCCGAAGGCGTGATGGTAGGCACCATTGAATCGTTTGTAAAAGAGCCAGATAAGAATTTCTGGACGATAAAGGTGCGGCTGGCCGTGAATTTCACCAACCTGACCTACGTATATGTAGTCAGTAGCCGGCCGAAAATTGAGCGCGACACCGTAGAAGCCCGTGCTGGTATGAAACCCGAAATCGAGAATCAGCCATGA
- the porZ gene encoding type IX secretion system anionic LPS delivery protein PorZ, whose protein sequence is MSLAVFLLAALTAVGQSTAGFGDWQLHLPINRAKSLADVGSRVYVATEDAFFYYDKVLNTTRLLSRRDGLHDVGASAVAYDSVSQQLVVAYRNTNLDILRLSDGAILNIGDIVRKEIQGTKAINQISISNRTAYLACTFGIVAVDLVKLEIRDSYTNIGPGGTVVQVYSTAASNGVLVAATSAGVLRARLTDNLLDYRAWTTDFAVRPGDPFRSVGVHNGLIYLGINGDRLYSYNPATPTAGWRGVAGLTGLEFRQLTSSRAGLLVTDNQKVSLLNTGTGVVTTTFRPALVRDPRATLRAKDGSYYVADIVNGLLKVTADGQQAEQFITNAPGSAKSFSILADARTNTVDVFSGAYGDRYLQERAQVGFYEYAQGQWTTISSATLPSAQYPNLLDPVRGTRTPDGTLYVASYGNGVMEWKGPGNFRLFNPVSGLPNPLRSANATDVTYTRITDITADAAGKVWVVNRHQVAGTSGLFVFDPATTTWTTTPYFAGSENLERIALDQVGGVWVSRARAPVGGTYGLVAYNPESGSLRSFTDSDGLPSSFIYDIVTDRQGEIWVATDKGPAVFNDPASAFDSSNGLSFQLPFVRRGEGSGFVALRDEAVRCIAVDGGNRKWFGTDRGLWLFNEDATDAIEHFTTDNSPLPSNRIVDVAVNDKTGEVFVATDAGVVAYRGSATVTEGKPECAKVSPNPVRTNFTGQVGVSGLANNGLVKITDVTGKLVYQTRANGGTVVWNLTDYNGRKVQSGVYLVLSSDAEGKNGCISKIAVVEK, encoded by the coding sequence ATGAGTCTCGCCGTCTTCCTGTTGGCAGCCCTAACTGCCGTAGGCCAGTCGACGGCCGGCTTCGGCGACTGGCAGCTGCACTTGCCTATCAACCGGGCCAAGTCGTTGGCCGATGTGGGCAGCCGCGTGTATGTAGCCACCGAAGATGCTTTTTTCTACTACGATAAGGTGTTGAACACCACCCGGCTGCTCTCCCGCCGCGACGGATTGCACGATGTAGGCGCCAGTGCGGTGGCCTACGACTCCGTTAGTCAGCAGCTGGTAGTGGCCTACCGCAACACAAACCTCGATATTCTGCGCCTCTCCGACGGTGCCATTCTGAACATTGGGGATATTGTGCGCAAGGAAATCCAGGGCACGAAGGCCATCAACCAGATCAGCATCAGCAACCGGACGGCCTACCTGGCCTGCACCTTCGGGATTGTGGCAGTAGATCTGGTAAAGCTTGAAATCCGGGACTCGTACACCAATATTGGGCCGGGTGGCACCGTGGTGCAGGTGTATTCCACGGCGGCCAGCAATGGCGTGCTGGTGGCTGCTACCTCCGCAGGCGTGCTGCGCGCCCGCCTCACTGATAACCTGCTCGACTACCGCGCCTGGACCACCGATTTTGCAGTGCGCCCTGGTGACCCATTTCGGTCGGTAGGGGTGCACAACGGCCTTATTTACCTGGGCATCAATGGCGACCGACTGTACAGCTACAACCCCGCTACGCCCACGGCTGGCTGGCGTGGAGTAGCGGGGCTTACTGGCCTGGAGTTCCGGCAGCTGACTTCCTCCCGGGCCGGCCTGCTCGTGACCGATAACCAGAAAGTATCACTACTGAACACAGGCACGGGTGTGGTCACTACTACCTTTCGACCAGCCCTGGTTCGGGACCCCCGCGCCACGTTGCGCGCAAAGGACGGCAGCTACTACGTAGCAGACATTGTCAATGGCCTGTTGAAAGTAACGGCAGATGGGCAGCAGGCGGAGCAGTTCATCACGAATGCACCAGGCAGCGCCAAGTCATTCAGCATTCTGGCCGATGCGCGTACCAATACGGTAGATGTGTTCAGTGGGGCCTACGGCGACCGGTATTTGCAGGAGCGGGCCCAGGTGGGCTTTTACGAGTACGCACAAGGCCAATGGACTACCATCAGTAGCGCCACGCTGCCAAGTGCGCAGTACCCCAATCTGCTGGACCCCGTGCGCGGCACCCGCACCCCCGATGGAACGCTATATGTAGCTAGCTATGGCAATGGTGTGATGGAATGGAAGGGACCCGGCAATTTCCGGCTCTTCAACCCCGTTTCGGGGCTTCCCAATCCGTTGCGCAGTGCCAACGCAACCGACGTTACGTACACGCGAATAACGGACATAACTGCCGACGCAGCCGGTAAGGTGTGGGTAGTGAACCGGCACCAGGTGGCCGGTACATCTGGCCTGTTCGTGTTCGATCCGGCTACTACTACCTGGACCACCACCCCATACTTCGCGGGCAGCGAAAACCTGGAGCGCATTGCCCTGGACCAAGTGGGCGGCGTGTGGGTATCTCGGGCCCGTGCGCCCGTTGGCGGAACATATGGGTTAGTGGCCTACAACCCCGAAAGCGGCAGCCTCCGAAGCTTTACCGACAGCGACGGTTTGCCTTCCAGCTTTATCTATGATATCGTGACCGACCGCCAGGGCGAAATCTGGGTGGCTACCGACAAAGGCCCGGCCGTGTTCAACGACCCCGCTTCGGCCTTCGACTCCAGCAATGGCCTGAGCTTTCAGCTGCCGTTTGTGCGCCGTGGTGAGGGCTCGGGGTTTGTGGCGCTGCGCGATGAAGCCGTACGCTGCATTGCCGTGGATGGCGGCAACCGCAAATGGTTTGGCACCGACCGGGGCTTGTGGCTCTTCAACGAAGACGCCACCGACGCTATTGAGCACTTTACCACCGACAATAGTCCGCTACCCTCCAACCGGATTGTGGATGTAGCCGTGAACGACAAAACCGGCGAGGTATTCGTGGCCACGGATGCGGGCGTAGTGGCCTACCGCGGCTCGGCCACCGTCACGGAAGGCAAGCCTGAATGTGCCAAGGTTTCTCCCAATCCGGTGCGCACAAATTTCACCGGGCAGGTAGGTGTATCGGGGCTGGCCAACAATGGGCTAGTCAAAATCACCGACGTCACCGGGAAACTGGTGTACCAGACCCGCGCCAATGGCGGCACGGTGGTCTGGAACCTAACAGACTACAACGGCCGCAAAGTGCAGTCGGGGGTGTACTTGGTACTGTCGTCGGATGCGGAGGGGAAAAACGGCTGCATCAGCAAGATTGCGGTGGTAGAAAAATAG
- the mrdA gene encoding penicillin-binding protein 2, with protein MQYLEGRKYVVHAIFLGVALLFAARLFYIQVLDGSYKLAADRNTLQRIVQPPYRGLIYDRKDQILVQNTPVYDLMVVPREVKKLDTVRFCQLLQLPLEEVRASLQAARAFSRVKASPLVQNLSTPELAAIQDNLIDFPGFSVKARMARSYNTTTMAHALGYVGAITPAFLEKPKFAKYMPGEFLGITGLESFYEEQLMGRRGVQYRMVNVRGIEKGAFRGGEFDTLSVAGQDLHLSIDSDLQAYAEQLMQGKRGSVVAIDPKTGEILAFVSAPMFEPATLSGKGMGNRYMELLNNPERPLFNRALMATYPPGSTFKLVNELVALQMGVVTPQTGFPCNWKLVRCTHRHEYPSNVGLAIKNSCNPYFYQVMRAAVLRGRSDNRFEDARLGLGEWRRQVMKFGLGEKLGVDLSQEKKGLIPSPDFYDKRNGFHRWNFRTVYSLSIGQGEIGITGLQMANIMATIANRGWYYTPHFVKGIGQGGPLPQYTVRHTVGVDPIHFEEIIPGMQAVVDSRGGTGGNASLLDVGISVAGKTGTVQNPHGDDHATFAAFAPAEDPKIAIAVFIENAGFGGSSAAPLASLLMEKYLRGNIAPWRKRWEVWLPGPAERFVSRRKH; from the coding sequence TTGCAATACCTTGAAGGCCGCAAATACGTGGTCCATGCCATTTTCCTGGGCGTGGCACTGTTGTTTGCAGCACGCCTCTTTTACATTCAGGTGCTCGACGGTAGCTACAAGCTGGCTGCCGACCGCAACACACTCCAGCGAATTGTGCAGCCGCCATACCGCGGCCTGATTTACGATCGTAAGGACCAGATATTAGTGCAGAACACGCCTGTGTACGACCTGATGGTGGTGCCCCGGGAAGTGAAAAAGCTTGATACGGTCCGTTTTTGCCAACTGCTGCAGTTGCCTCTAGAGGAAGTGCGCGCCAGTTTGCAGGCAGCGCGTGCTTTCAGCCGCGTAAAGGCCTCGCCGCTGGTGCAAAACCTGAGCACACCGGAGCTGGCGGCCATTCAGGACAACCTGATTGACTTTCCCGGTTTCAGCGTGAAGGCGCGCATGGCCCGCTCCTACAACACCACAACTATGGCCCACGCCCTGGGCTACGTAGGCGCCATTACGCCCGCTTTCCTGGAAAAACCCAAGTTCGCCAAATACATGCCGGGCGAGTTTCTCGGTATTACGGGTCTGGAGTCGTTTTACGAGGAGCAGTTGATGGGGCGCCGCGGCGTGCAGTACCGTATGGTAAACGTGCGTGGCATCGAGAAAGGCGCTTTCCGGGGCGGGGAATTCGATACGCTTTCCGTGGCCGGCCAAGACTTGCACCTAAGTATCGATTCTGACCTACAGGCCTACGCCGAACAGCTGATGCAAGGCAAGCGGGGTTCCGTAGTGGCCATCGACCCCAAGACGGGCGAAATCCTGGCCTTTGTGTCGGCGCCAATGTTTGAGCCGGCTACCCTTTCGGGCAAGGGCATGGGCAACCGCTACATGGAGCTGCTCAATAACCCCGAGCGGCCGCTGTTCAACCGGGCCCTGATGGCTACATACCCGCCTGGCTCTACCTTCAAGCTGGTGAATGAGCTGGTAGCCCTGCAAATGGGCGTAGTAACACCCCAAACAGGCTTTCCGTGCAACTGGAAGCTGGTGCGTTGCACCCACCGCCACGAGTACCCCAGCAACGTAGGCCTGGCCATCAAGAACAGCTGCAACCCGTATTTCTACCAGGTGATGCGCGCCGCCGTGTTGCGTGGGCGCTCCGATAACCGCTTCGAGGATGCTCGCCTAGGTCTAGGCGAGTGGCGCCGGCAGGTGATGAAGTTCGGGCTGGGCGAGAAGCTGGGCGTGGATTTGTCGCAGGAGAAGAAAGGACTTATTCCTTCCCCAGATTTCTACGACAAGCGCAACGGCTTCCACCGCTGGAACTTCCGCACGGTGTATTCGCTCAGCATTGGGCAGGGTGAAATCGGTATCACTGGCCTACAGATGGCCAATATCATGGCTACCATTGCCAACCGGGGCTGGTACTACACGCCCCACTTCGTGAAAGGCATCGGGCAGGGTGGCCCGCTACCCCAGTACACAGTGCGCCACACGGTGGGCGTCGACCCTATTCATTTTGAGGAAATAATTCCGGGTATGCAGGCCGTAGTGGATAGCCGGGGCGGCACGGGCGGCAACGCCAGCCTCTTAGATGTTGGCATCTCGGTAGCCGGTAAAACCGGTACCGTGCAAAACCCTCACGGCGACGACCACGCGACCTTCGCCGCTTTCGCGCCCGCCGAAGACCCCAAAATTGCTATTGCCGTGTTCATCGAAAACGCGGGTTTTGGCGGCAGCTCTGCCGCACCGCTGGCTTCGTTGCTCATGGAAAAATACCTGCGGGGCAACATAGCTCCCTGGCGTAAGCGCTGGGAGGTGTGGCTGCCGGGCCCGGCCGAACGATTTGTCAGCCGCCGCAAACACTAA
- a CDS encoding 2Fe-2S iron-sulfur cluster-binding protein, which yields MPTLTVQNLPAAPVSVPAGSTLLAALQAAGHDWMHACGAKGRCTTCRLRILQGAEHLTPPTDAELRYRAMGRLLTSERLTCQTRLPTGDVLGQVPEPVQLPHVRYLNAPE from the coding sequence ATGCCCACTCTAACGGTTCAAAATCTGCCTGCGGCCCCGGTTTCGGTGCCGGCCGGCTCCACCTTACTGGCAGCGCTGCAAGCCGCCGGCCACGACTGGATGCACGCCTGCGGCGCTAAAGGACGCTGTACTACGTGCCGCCTCCGGATACTACAGGGAGCCGAACACCTAACGCCACCCACCGATGCGGAGTTGCGCTACCGCGCCATGGGCCGGCTGCTGACCTCCGAGCGCCTCACCTGCCAGACGCGCCTGCCCACCGGCGACGTGCTAGGCCAGGTGCCGGAGCCTGTGCAGTTGCCCCACGTCCGGTACCTCAACGCCCCGGAGTAG
- a CDS encoding rod shape-determining protein, which produces MGFFNFLTSDIAIDLGTANTLIIHNDKIVVDEPSIIAKDRTTNKVIAVGRQAQQMHEKTHDNIKTIRPLKDGVIADFHAAEEMIKGMIKMIDTRNRLFQPSHRMVICIPSGITEVEKRAVRDSAEHAGAKEVWMIQEPMAAAIGIGIDVEQPVGSMIIDIGGGTTEIAVIALSGIVCDQSIKTAGDVFNQDILDYMRRQHNLLIGERSAERIKIEVGAALTELEVTPPDFEVRGRDLMTGIPKVIKVTSAEIAIALDKSVAKIEEAVLKALEISPPELSADIYENGIHLTGGGALLRGLDKRLAVKTKLPIHIAEDPLRAVVRGTGAAIKNIVGFRGVLLT; this is translated from the coding sequence ATGGGTTTCTTTAATTTTCTGACCAGCGACATTGCCATTGACCTGGGCACGGCCAACACGCTCATCATTCACAACGATAAAATCGTGGTGGATGAGCCGAGCATCATCGCAAAAGATCGTACTACGAATAAGGTAATTGCCGTGGGCCGGCAAGCGCAGCAGATGCACGAAAAGACCCACGACAACATCAAAACCATTCGCCCTTTGAAGGATGGCGTTATTGCCGATTTCCACGCCGCCGAGGAAATGATCAAGGGCATGATCAAGATGATTGACACGCGCAACCGGCTGTTCCAGCCCTCGCACCGCATGGTCATCTGCATCCCGTCGGGCATCACGGAAGTGGAAAAGCGCGCCGTACGCGACTCCGCTGAGCACGCCGGCGCCAAAGAAGTCTGGATGATTCAGGAGCCCATGGCCGCCGCCATCGGTATCGGCATCGATGTGGAGCAGCCCGTGGGTTCGATGATTATCGACATTGGAGGTGGCACCACGGAAATTGCCGTAATCGCACTGTCGGGTATCGTTTGCGACCAGTCTATCAAGACGGCCGGCGACGTATTCAACCAGGATATTCTCGACTACATGCGCCGCCAGCACAACCTGCTGATTGGGGAGCGTAGCGCCGAGCGCATCAAAATTGAAGTAGGCGCGGCTCTCACTGAGCTGGAAGTAACGCCGCCCGATTTTGAGGTACGCGGCCGCGACCTGATGACCGGTATTCCGAAAGTAATCAAAGTGACCTCGGCAGAAATTGCCATTGCCTTGGATAAATCGGTAGCCAAAATCGAAGAAGCTGTCTTGAAGGCGCTGGAAATCAGCCCGCCTGAGCTGTCGGCCGATATCTACGAAAACGGTATTCATCTGACCGGCGGTGGCGCCTTGCTACGTGGCCTAGACAAACGCCTGGCCGTGAAAACCAAGCTGCCTATCCACATCGCCGAAGATCCTCTGCGTGCTGTGGTGCGCGGCACGGGTGCAGCCATCAAAAACATCGTGGGCTTCCGCGGAGTGCTGCTGACGTAA
- the purH gene encoding bifunctional phosphoribosylaminoimidazolecarboxamide formyltransferase/IMP cyclohydrolase has protein sequence MSSQPIRSALISVYYKDRLGPLVALLQQHGVTMYSTGGTQQFIEEQGAAVTAVETLTGFPAVFGGRVKTLHPTVFGGILHRRHEASDLAEAEQHQIPPIDLVIVDLYPFEETVASGAAEQDVIEKIDIGGISLLRAAAKNFRDVLVVSSRDQYAAVTELLAAKNCATDLEDRRHYAAAAFETTSHYDTQIFRYMAQGTELSSAVLKLSEKPATPLRYGENPHQAGTFYGDLTALFEQLHGKQLSYNNLVDVDAAVLLMQEFAGGPAACAILKHTNACGVAQAETLKEAYLNALACDPISAFGGVIIVNQPVDMATAEELSKLFFEVLIAPEFAADALPILQSKKNRILLRQKPVAFPAKQVKTLLNGLIEQDFDRAMEGANEFRTVTQSAPTAEEVAALEFALKVCKHTKSNTIVLARAGQLLASGVGQTSRVDALKQAIEKAHSFGFDLKGAVMASDAFFPFPDCVKIAGEAGIRAVVQPGGSIKDADSIAACDKLGMAMVMTGVRHFKH, from the coding sequence ATGTCCTCGCAGCCCATTCGTTCCGCCCTCATTTCTGTTTATTACAAAGACCGTTTGGGCCCATTGGTAGCACTGCTCCAGCAGCACGGCGTCACGATGTATTCTACGGGCGGCACGCAGCAGTTTATTGAAGAGCAGGGTGCCGCGGTTACGGCTGTAGAAACCCTGACGGGCTTTCCGGCCGTGTTTGGAGGGCGTGTGAAAACCCTGCACCCCACCGTATTTGGTGGTATTCTGCACCGTCGCCACGAAGCCAGCGACCTGGCCGAAGCCGAGCAGCACCAGATTCCGCCCATTGATTTGGTGATTGTGGATCTGTACCCGTTCGAGGAAACCGTAGCTTCCGGCGCCGCTGAGCAGGACGTGATTGAGAAGATTGACATCGGCGGTATCTCACTCCTGCGCGCAGCGGCCAAGAACTTCCGCGACGTGCTGGTGGTGAGCAGCCGCGACCAATACGCGGCCGTTACGGAGCTTTTGGCGGCCAAAAACTGCGCTACCGACCTCGAAGACCGCCGCCATTACGCCGCCGCCGCCTTCGAAACAACCTCGCACTACGACACCCAGATTTTCCGCTACATGGCGCAGGGCACGGAGCTGAGCAGTGCCGTACTGAAGCTGAGTGAGAAGCCCGCCACGCCGTTGCGCTACGGCGAAAACCCGCACCAGGCGGGTACCTTTTACGGCGACCTGACGGCCCTTTTCGAGCAGCTCCACGGCAAACAGCTCAGCTATAATAATCTTGTGGATGTGGACGCCGCCGTGCTCCTGATGCAGGAATTTGCCGGCGGCCCCGCCGCCTGTGCCATCCTCAAGCACACCAATGCCTGCGGGGTAGCTCAGGCCGAGACGCTGAAAGAGGCCTACCTGAACGCCCTAGCCTGTGACCCGATTTCGGCCTTCGGCGGCGTGATCATCGTGAACCAACCCGTGGATATGGCAACGGCGGAGGAGCTGAGCAAGCTCTTCTTCGAGGTACTGATTGCTCCCGAGTTTGCCGCTGATGCCCTACCGATTCTGCAAAGCAAGAAAAATCGCATTCTGCTCCGCCAAAAGCCGGTGGCTTTCCCCGCCAAGCAAGTGAAAACGTTGCTCAATGGCCTCATCGAGCAGGACTTCGACCGCGCGATGGAAGGCGCCAACGAGTTCCGGACGGTTACTCAATCGGCCCCCACGGCAGAGGAGGTGGCTGCGCTGGAGTTTGCCCTCAAAGTCTGCAAGCACACCAAGAGCAATACCATTGTGCTGGCGCGGGCCGGACAGCTGCTGGCATCCGGCGTAGGCCAGACCTCGCGGGTCGATGCCCTGAAGCAGGCCATCGAGAAAGCCCACTCCTTCGGCTTCGACCTCAAAGGCGCCGTAATGGCTTCCGACGCGTTCTTCCCTTTCCCCGACTGCGTGAAAATTGCCGGTGAAGCGGGCATTCGGGCCGTGGTGCAGCCCGGTGGCTCCATCAAGGATGCCGACAGCATTGCGGCCTGCGACAAACTGGGCATGGCTATGGTCATGACCGGTGTGCGCCACTTCAAACACTAA
- a CDS encoding thymidine kinase, with the protein MFIEPRVGTGPGVARRGWIEVVCGSMFSGKTEELIRRLNRAKIARQRVEIFKPALDTRYHAEDVVSHNSNSIRSTPVPVAQEMLLLAGGCDVVGVDEAQFFDESLVDVCVQLANGGTRVIVAGLDMDFLGKPFGPMPALMAVAEFVTKVHAICVCCGEIASYSFRMAASEDKILLGETDVYEARCRHCFQEGMKEKSSEPVSKSASAS; encoded by the coding sequence GTGTTTATAGAACCCCGCGTTGGTACGGGTCCGGGCGTTGCGCGCCGGGGCTGGATTGAAGTTGTGTGCGGCTCCATGTTTTCGGGTAAAACCGAGGAGCTGATTCGCCGGCTTAACCGTGCCAAAATAGCCCGTCAGCGGGTCGAAATCTTCAAGCCAGCCCTCGATACGCGCTACCACGCCGAGGATGTAGTATCGCACAACTCCAACAGTATCCGCTCTACGCCGGTGCCGGTGGCGCAGGAAATGCTGCTGCTGGCCGGGGGCTGCGATGTAGTGGGTGTAGATGAGGCGCAGTTCTTCGATGAGTCGTTGGTAGATGTATGCGTGCAGCTGGCCAACGGCGGCACGCGCGTCATCGTGGCTGGCCTCGATATGGACTTCCTAGGCAAGCCCTTCGGGCCGATGCCCGCTCTAATGGCGGTTGCCGAATTCGTGACGAAAGTGCATGCTATTTGCGTGTGCTGCGGCGAAATTGCTTCTTATTCCTTCCGGATGGCTGCTTCCGAAGACAAGATTCTGCTAGGCGAAACCGATGTCTACGAAGCGCGCTGCCGCCATTGCTTTCAGGAAGGCATGAAGGAAAAATCCAGCGAGCCGGTTAGCAAATCAGCCTCCGCTTCCTAG
- the rodA gene encoding rod shape-determining protein RodA, whose protein sequence is MSTSPARYSRSIDWVTVLIFLLMVGVGWLNVYAASYSPDAPADPFSHLSFQELMAYNWFKQILWVGTALVLIVVLLVVDYKAYDTFAFVLYGAMILLLIVTPFIARPIAGSRSWLELGPVRLQPAEFAKFVTALAVSRYMAGINLRQQNFRDQLVLAGLTLLPPLLIIAANETGQALVFGAFLLAYFREGMSPLILLVLAAAGVVLILSLLVPKLWLIGAFTVILGLVFAFNTRVFRHHLALAVSVWAVVIGMVFGVDFFFNNVLQPHQRKRIEVLLNPSADPLGVGWNVTQSKIAIGSGGLAGKGFLQGTQTKFDFVPEQSTDFIFCTVGEEWGWLGTTVVIILFMALLGRILYVAERQKSVFGRTYGYCVASIIFFHFCVNIGMTIGLAPVVGIPLPFFSYGGSSLWSFTTLLFILLAIDAYRKQDLERY, encoded by the coding sequence ATGTCCACTTCTCCGGCCAGATATTCGCGCAGCATCGACTGGGTGACGGTTCTCATCTTCCTGCTCATGGTGGGGGTGGGCTGGCTGAATGTGTATGCGGCCAGCTACTCCCCCGATGCCCCCGCTGACCCCTTCAGTCACCTCAGCTTTCAGGAGCTGATGGCCTACAACTGGTTTAAGCAGATTTTGTGGGTAGGCACGGCACTAGTGCTGATTGTGGTGCTGCTGGTCGTCGATTACAAGGCCTACGACACTTTTGCCTTCGTGCTCTACGGCGCCATGATTTTGCTGCTCATTGTCACGCCCTTCATTGCTAGGCCTATTGCAGGGTCGCGCTCCTGGCTGGAACTGGGGCCGGTGCGTCTGCAGCCGGCCGAGTTTGCCAAGTTCGTCACGGCTCTGGCTGTGTCGCGGTATATGGCCGGTATCAATCTGCGTCAGCAGAATTTTCGCGACCAACTGGTACTGGCGGGCCTCACGCTGCTACCGCCGCTGCTCATCATTGCGGCCAATGAAACCGGCCAGGCGCTGGTGTTCGGTGCCTTTCTGCTGGCCTATTTCAGGGAAGGAATGTCGCCGCTTATTCTGCTGGTATTGGCCGCGGCCGGCGTGGTGCTTATCCTTTCGCTGCTGGTGCCCAAGCTCTGGCTGATTGGGGCGTTTACTGTGATTCTGGGGTTGGTCTTTGCCTTCAATACGCGGGTGTTTCGGCATCATTTGGCGCTGGCGGTATCCGTGTGGGCGGTGGTAATCGGGATGGTATTTGGGGTTGATTTCTTTTTCAACAACGTGCTGCAGCCGCACCAGCGCAAACGTATTGAAGTGCTGCTCAACCCTTCCGCCGACCCATTGGGCGTAGGCTGGAACGTAACCCAGTCGAAGATTGCCATCGGCTCGGGTGGCCTAGCGGGCAAAGGTTTCCTGCAGGGCACGCAGACGAAGTTCGATTTCGTACCTGAGCAAAGTACCGACTTCATTTTCTGCACGGTAGGAGAGGAGTGGGGCTGGCTTGGGACTACCGTCGTGATAATCCTCTTTATGGCGCTGCTGGGCCGGATATTGTATGTGGCGGAGCGCCAGAAATCGGTATTTGGGCGCACCTACGGGTACTGCGTCGCCAGCATTATCTTCTTCCACTTCTGCGTCAATATCGGCATGACCATCGGCCTGGCGCCTGTGGTAGGTATTCCACTGCCGTTCTTCAGCTACGGGGGGTCCTCGTTGTGGTCCTTCACCACGCTGCTGTTCATCCTGCTGGCCATTGATGCCTACCGCAAGCAGGATTTGGAGCGGTACTAA